TGGGTAGCAATCTGGACGATCTGGGTGGCTTGTTCGACCTGACGCAAGTCGCTGCCGTCAAGACTGCATTTGCCGATGCGGTGCAGGAAGCCAGGCCCTATTCTTGCGAAGTAGCTTTTCCCGGAAAAGATGGCACCAAGGCCGTGCTGCACTGGGGCGCGCCGATCCTGAACGAACAAAGCGAGCTGATCGCCATGGTGTGCGGCAGCCAGAATATCTCCAGTTTGGAAAGGGGATTTCAGAAACTGCGCCAGGCCAAAGAGCATGCGCAAGCCGCCAGCAAGGCAAAAAGCGTGTTGCTGGGGCAAACCGACTGGCAACTAGGCGAACCCGTACAGTTGATCGGCGAGTTACTGCAACAACTGCAAACAGACCGTGCCAGCCTGCCGCTTGCAACCCAGGAGGTGCTGGGCAAAACACGCGACGCTTTGCTGGCATTGCGCACGCGGCTCACCAACCTGGAACTGTTGGTCCAGGCGGAAGGCGATGATCAGGGCTTGCTCGCGGTGCGCACGCCGCTGCATGGCCTGACCGTGGATTTGCTTGAGTCCTGGCGCAATGCCGCCAGCCAGCGAGGTCTGGACCTGCAACTGGAGCAAAGCGGTACCGGCATGCAACAAGATCAGGTCTGGCTGGATCAGCGCTGTTACGCCGGGATTGTGAATGCGCTGATGCGCCATGCTGTCGCCACCACGTCAGGCACTGGCACGTTGCATGTGCAGTTGCATTCCACGCTGCAAAGTCGCGCCATGCTGGACATGCAACTGGATATTTCCATCGATACTGCGGATGCGATCTGGCTGGATCAACCCGAACAAGACCACGCCAGCATGTTGCTGTGTCGGCAGTTGGTGGAGCGTCTGGATGGGCGCCTGAACCTGCACGGGCAGCAAATCAGTTTGTGGCTGCCGCTGCCTCGCGCGCTGAATGAGCCAGTGCCATAACGTGACTGCGGATATGTGCCAGGCATTCATCAGATGCAACGCCGGTGAATGGGCAATTCCTTTAAAAACCGGCCTCGCAGATACGATGTAGTGCCATTCCTACGTCACGTGCGTGATCTGGCGATTATCGTCTTTTTCTAAAACTTTCATGATAGCGGCCATGTATTGGTCATAAGACCAGTTGGATGGCTGTTATCTGAAAGGGCTTCCCATGAAATTCGTTTCGAATACCTGCCGTATTTGTGCTGACCCTGTACCGAAAAACCAGGCTGTCTTGAATTACGGCTGGCTAGCGGGATTCTGAGAGCATTTCATTTGCTGGATATATTGCGCTGGTTTTAAAAGCCAGACGCGGCAGTTTCATTTCCAGCTCATCAGAGCCAGCGGCTTGCTGCTTTTCAATAACGTGAATCCGCTTTGTTTCGCTCCATTGCGAGGCAATGTCACGTCCCTAATTACTTCATGAATGACCGAGTTGGCGAATTTTAATTGGGCATGACCAATTCATCTCATTCAGCAAAGTGAGCATCCTCAAATGAAAAGAAATTATTTTGTGACCGATGAAAACCTGCGAATAGATGCCAATCAGAATTTGCCGCAACGCCATACCGCAATGAGCACAGCTAAAGATCGATTCAATCTCGAAGACTTCATCACCATTGCCAATGCGGGCAATTCAAGGGCTGACCAGCTTGCATTGCAAGCAGTGCTCCGCGCGCCAGCCAACACTTTGAGTGGGGAGTACCAATCATGAACCGCTTCTTTCGCACAATCTGGAATGCCAGCCGCAATGCCTGGGTTGCCGTCGCCGAGAATGCCTCTGCACATGGCAAACCGGCCAAACAGCAGACAGTGGGCGAGCATGTGAACTTGCCTCGCAGCGTGTTGGCCGTGGGCTACGGACTGGTTTTGGCGCTGGCCGGTGTAGATGCGTTGGCCGTGGCAACCATTGAACTGTCCGAAGACGACACCAAAACAATCCTTGGCGGCTACAAGGACCAGGCCAAAGCCGGTGGCGCCGCACCGGATGCCACGCAAGTCGTTGAAAACTATCTCTTTACTGGAGGAATATTGGATGTAACCGGTGGTTACTACCGCGCAACCGGCAAATTCACCGTCGCCGAAGGGCAATATGGCAAGATCACTGGCGGCAGTGGTACTGGGCTGCCTTCCTACTTTCCGACGCTTCCGGCACTGGATGTCGCGCCGTCGAAATCCGGTGCCATGTTCCTGCTTTACGACCCGCGCGAACCGGGCGGCCAATTGGTACTGGAAAAGAACGCCACGCTGGAAATCGCGTTCAATTATGAAGGCCGCAATTATGTCGCCGTAACCAACAACGGCAATTACGACTACAACTACACGCCAGTGGTCTTCGGCGAAAACAGTCATATCAAGCTGACTGGCGGGACGTTCCGCTACGACCCCTATCGCCACGATACCGATGTAAAACTCTCCAATTTCATCTTTAACGGAGGCTGGCTTTCAACCCGCGGCGGCGACGATATCATCACTGCGGATGAAGACAACCAAGCCATCGGCAAGATCGAGATGGGCATGGGTTCGGACACCTTTATCGTGCCCGAAGGCATCTCCATCACCGCATTGCGAGTCAACGGCCAGCCAGTCAGCGAAGTGCGGATGTACGAATTTGCCGATACCCAGGACAAAGGCACCGGCGGACTGACCGGCAGCATGGGGGAAGGCACCGGGCAAAACCCCAGTGACACCGTGCAAATCAGCAGGAATGCTTCGTCCACCGACATCGTCTACAACTTCGGTTATTACAACGATTTCATGACCGTGGCTGACGGTGCGCAACTCATCGGCGGCAAGGTCAGCATGGGCAATGGTCCGGATACCTTCACCGCCACGGCCGCGACGCTCAATGGTGTATCGATCAAGCTTGATGACGGCGATGACACGCTGAACCTGACCGGCACCACGCTGCAAGGCGGCGTCGCCATTGATCTGGGCAACGGCAACGATACGGCCAATCTGCGCGACATGTCGCTGAATCTGGCAAACGCATCGAGCATGCTGCTGGGCGCGGGCAACGATACGGCCAATCTCACCAATGTGAGCATTTTCGGCAGCACCACTACCGACTCGATCACCTTCGGTGCAGGCACCGACACGCTGAACCTCACCCGCGTCAATGTGGACCAGGCCAGCATCGGCATGACCAGCGGCGCCAATGTGGTGAACGTACTGGCCGACGTGAGCGGTGGGACGACTGTTGTCACCGACAGCCTGAACTTCACCAGCACCGACAAGCTCAGCACACTGCGCATTCAGGACAGTGCGACCTTGGCTCTGGACGATGCCAACGTGGGCTTTGCCGGGAAAGTACAAGTCAACACAGGCGGGACACTCGCAGGGAATGGCGCCGTGACCTCGACCAACGGTGTGGCGCTGAACGGCACATTGCAGGTTGGCGATGGCGCTACGGATGGCACGCTGAGCGTAACCGATAGCGTGCGCATCGACGCCAACGACGGCGCCCTGATCACCGGTAGCGGCACATTGTCGTCCAGCGGCATTACGCTGAACGGCAGCGTCGATGCCAAGGTCGAAGCGGACCGCGCCCTGGTTTACAACGACGGGCTGGCTGGCACCGGCAGCCTGCACAAGGCAGGCAGCGGTACGCTGGCGCTGGGCGCGGCGAACAGCTACAGCGGCGGCAGCAACGTCGATGCAGGCACCTTGCTGCTCAACAACCAGGACGCCGCCGGGATCGGCGCCGTGGCGCTGGCCAGCGCCACGACAGTCCAGTTGGCTTTCTCCGGCACCGATGGCAACTACGACGCCACCTTTGCCAACGACCTCACTGGCACCGGCGATGTGGTGGTGAGCGGTCACGATATCAGCATCACCGGCGACAACAGCGCCTTTGCCGGGCAATGGCAGATTGGCAACGCGGCCAGCATGCAAGTCAGCGTTGACCAGCAAAACCTCGGTACCGCCGCCATTGCACTGGATGGCACGCTGAATGTGGCACCGGCGAGCGGCGGCTTTACCGTAGACAACACGTTGACTGGCCAGGGTACGGTGATCGCCAATATGGGCGCCGCCGACCAAGCCTTCAATTTCGGGGCCAACACCGGCAGCGCCTTCACCGGCACGCTGGATATGGGTCGGGGCACGCTGGCACTGCAAGGTGACAACACCAGCGCACTGACTCACGCCACCTTGCTGGTCGATAACGGCAGTGTGGTAACCGTGGGCGATGGCGAACAAGCCATTGGCGGCCTGGCCTTTAATGGCGGGACCACCGTATTCAACGCCACGGTGCCCGATGCAACGATTGCCCAAAGCACTATCAGCACCGCGCATCTGGATGCAACCGGAGCCGGCAACGTACGCATTACCATTCCGGCTCCTTACGTCCCCAGTCCAGTCGATACGCCCAATACCGCCAATCTGCTGCAACAAGATGATGGCGAGATCGGCGTGCAACTGGTCAAGGCCGCTGCGGTCGAGGGCTACGGCGGCGCCCTGAGTCTGCAAGACCAGCACGGCGCTACTGTCGGCAGCACCACGGTGCTCGATATCACCCAACAAGGTGAAACCGTCGCCCAGGGAACGTATGGCTACCGGCTGACGACCGAACCCGGCGACGGCTTGTATGTGAACTACGGCCTGACTCAACTGGATCTGCAACAAGACCAGACCCTGACGCTGGCGCAAAACACCGGCGCCACCGGGGCAGCAGCGGATATGTCGGCAAAGATTATCGGCAGCGGCAATCTGGCGATTAACGCGGGTGGCGGGGTGATATCACTCTCCAACACCACCAACAACTATGAAGGTGAAACCTCAGTACAGAGTGGTACGTTGCGGCTCGAAGCCAATAACGCGCTGGGCAACACCAGCCAGTTGAACATTGCCAATGCGACGAGGACCAATCTGAACGGCAAAACCCAGACGATCGGCGCGCTGGATGGCGCGGCGGGTTCGATGCTGGACTTCAACGGCGGCGCGCTGAGCATCCGCAACGGCGGTATCTCACAAGGGGCGTTGACCGGGGCGGGTGATCTGTTCGCGCTGGGCGGCACGCTGGATGTGCAAGGTGCCAACGCGGGCCTGACTGCCCACACCCGGATTGCCAATGGCGCCACAGTGCAGCTGGATCACGTGCAAGGCCTGGGCAGCGGCAACATCAGCGACACCGGCACACTGCAATTGAAGGGCGCCACGGGAGATCTGGCCAATGTGCTGGATGGCACTGGCGCGGTAAATCTGGCCGATGCGGCCAATGTGACCCTGGTTGCCAACAACAGTGCTTTCTCCGGCCAGTTTGCAACTGCCGCGGGCACAGAGTTGACTGCTTCCAATGCCGCCAATCTGGGCACCGCCAGCGTGAACAACGGCGGTACGCTCAATCTGAACGTGAATCAGGACTGGAATCTGGTCAACGCCGTTGATGGCGCTGGCACAGTGGTCAAGAATGGCGCAGCAACACTGTCGGTGAATACCGCACAGGCCTGGACCGGCAATACCGAGGTCAACGCCGGGACGCTGTTTGTCGGCAGCACAGGCCAGCTGGCGAGTGCCAATGTCAACGTTGCGCCAAGCGCTGCGCTGGGTGGTTACGGCACAGTGAATGGATCGGTGAACAATCGAGGTGCCGTATTGGTCGGCAGTGCCGCGCAAGCCGGTGGCCCGCTCGGTGCGTTCAATATCGGTGGTGATCTACACAATGCCGGAACCGTCATGCTGGCCGGGGCCGATGGCCAGCCGGGCAACACGCTGAAAATTGCTGGTAACTACGCCGGTCAGCCGGGCAGCATGCTGGTGTTCAACACGGTGCTGGGTGACGATAACTCGGCCACTGACCGCATGGAAGTCACCGGCAATACTTCGGGCAGCAGCCGTGTACAGGTGAGAAACGCCAATGGTGCCGGTGCCCTGACCAGTCGCGGCATCGAACTGATTCAAGTCGATGGCCAGTCTGACGGACAGTTTGCGCTGCAAGGCCGGGCGGTGGCGGGCGCGTATGAGTACAAGCTTTACAAGGGCTCGACCGATATTGCTGATGGCAACTGGTATCTGCGCTCGCAAAAGGATCTGTCACTTGTCGATGAACCTGATCCGGAGATTGAACGTGGCCAGCCCGGCCATCCGGTCGTTACCGACCTGGGCGCGCCAGCCGTTGTCACACCTGTCTATCGCCCGGAACCCGGCGCATACCTGGCCAATCAATCCATGGTCAAAGGCTGGCAGATGCAAACCCTGCGTGATCGGGTCGGCGAATCGTACTTTGACCAGAATGCCGCAGAACCACGCGGCGCATGGGCTCGGGTCACGGGAGATCGTACCGACAGCACCGCTGGTCACGGCGAACTGAGCCAATCGGGTTCGCAGTATCTGCTTCAGGCAGGTGGCGAATTCGCCCGCTGGGATAAGGATGACGGCCAGCGCGTGCACCTGGGTGCCATGATCAGTGCCGGTCATGGTTCCACCGACATAACAGCAGATGGCAACAACGCCAGGGCGCGCGGTGAAGTGAACGGTGTCAGCGTCGGGCTGTATGGCACCTGGTTTGACAATGCCGCTGAACACAAGGGCGCGTATGTCGACAGCTGGCTGCAATATGGCCGCTTCGACAACAAGGTCAGCGCCGATGCCTATGCCACCCAGTCGTACAAGTCGAATGCCTTGTCCGCCTCGGTGGAAGCAGGTTACGACCTGCCCGTGCATGAACGTGATGGCAAGCAAGTGGTGGTGACGCCGCAAGCGCAAATGGTCTACACCAACTACCGCGCCGACAACGTGGTGGATGCCGCAGGCACCCGCATCAATGGGCAGAACGGTGGTCAGATTGATACCCGCGTGGGTGTACGGGTGTACCGCCGGCAAGCGGTGGACGATGGCAGCAATCGCGTACAGCCATTTGTTGAGGCCAACTGGCTACATGGCAATCATGCCGACAACGTGAGTTTTGATGGCCAGACCGTCGCCAGCGACACTCCGGCCAACCGTGGCGAGCTGAAAGCCGGTGCGGAAGCGCGGCTGGATCGCGACACCACTGCCTGGGTTCAGGGCCATGGCCAGTGGGCAGCGGGCTATACCAACTACGGTGCAATCGGTGGCGTTAAATATCGCTGGTAAGCAAGGGGCGATCACGGCGGGCAGACAGGGTGCGCCTCTGTGATCATCAAGTTAAAGGGCTTATGCGCATCACGCATAAGCCCTTTTTTTGTGCAGCGTACAGTGCTGACACGTCAGAGCAGACGGGCAATCAGCGCTTTGTCAAAGCGGGCCTCAAGTGGGATGGCAATCTGCACGCCATTCCCGGCTGCGACCGTCACCGGTTCGTTTTCCTTGCCGCGCATCTGCTGCAATTCGATCACCACATTGCCGCTGGGGTGAATGATTTCCAGTTGGTCACCGACTTCAAAATGGTTTTTGACTTCGATGTCCGCCCAGCCATCCTGAATACGCGTGACTGCGCCGACAAACTGGCTGCGTTTTGATTCGGAATGACCCTTGAGATAATTCTGCGTGTCATGACTTTGGTGGCGTTGCAAAAAACCATCGGTATAGCCACGGTTGGCAAGGCCTTCCAGATCGGCCAACAAGGCCGGGTTGAAGGGGCGCCCCGCCACTGCGTCATCAATCGCCTGCCGGTAGACCTGCGCCGTGCGGGCCACGTAATACAGGCTCTTGGTGCGCCCTTCCACCTTGAGCGAATCCACGCCAATCTGCGTCAGCCGCTCGATGTGCTGCACCGCGCGCAGATCCCGAGAATTCATGATGTAAGTACCGTGTTCGTCTTCCATGATCGGCATGTGTTCGCCCGGGCGATTGGCTTCTTCGATCAGATACACCTTGTCTGCGGCCGGGTGACGCGGCACATCGCCACAAGCGGAGAAATTCTGCTGCGCATCGGTCAGTGCCTGATTGAAGTCGAACCCAATCAATTGCGCATCGCCCGCGTCATCTTGAGCAGTGTCGTGGACTTTGTAATCCCAGCGGCAGGCATTGGTACAGGTGCCCTGGTTGGGATCACGATGATTGAAATAGCCCGACAACAAACAGCGGCCGGAATATGCAACGCACAGCGCGCCGTGCACGAATACTTCCAGTTCCATATCCGGGCATTGCTGGCGGATTTCGGCGATCTCATCCAGGCCCAGTTCACGCGACAGAATGATCCGGCTCAGGCCCATGGATTGCCAGAACTTCACGCCAGCGTAGTTCACGGTATTAGCCTGTACCGACAGGTGAATCGGCATATCCGGCCATTTTTCGCGCACCAGCATGATCAAACCGGGGTCAGCCATGATCAGGGCGTCGGGCTGCATGGCAATCACCGGCTCCATGTCAGCCAGATAGGTTTTAACCTTGGCGTTGTGCGGCAAGATATTGGACGCCACAAACAGTTTCTTGCCGCGCGCATGCGCTTCTTCAATGCCTTGCTGCAGTTGTTCCAGACGGAACTCGTTATTGCGGGCACGCAGGCTGTAGCGTGGCTGACCGGCATAAACCGCATCGGCGCCAAAATCATAGGCAGCGCGCATTTTGTCGAGTGTGCCGGCAGGCAAAAGCAATTCAGGGGCTTTGAGCAGCGTCATGTGAGCAATCCAGAAATGGCAACGGCCCGCCAATGGGGCCGTGAAAGTATCTGGCGGATTATAACGCGAGCATTCCGCTGCCCTGATTTTAGGCAGCTGGTAAAAGTGCCAATAAAACAGCTATTTGATCAACCTATCCACAGGCCATGCACAAGGTTGTGCTGCTGTTTGCGGGGAAAACCCACAGCATCGCAGCCTTGCCGGAAAGCTCATTCTTGCATTGGACATTTTGCCTAAATAACAGGCAGCAGGCATAAAGGCCATGCAGGACAAACACTTGCGGCATTTATCCACAGGGAGCGCACAGCCTTGTGCCCCAACCATGTGGAAAGCCACTGGCGATTGCCCGTTTTTTTGGCAGCCCGATAATTACCTTGCGGCTCAAGGTGTTGTGCTGCTTGTCCACAGCTGACCAACAAGGTTGTTACGCTCTGGCCGTGGATAACTGCGGGGCAGGCCTTTTTCGCAGTGACTTACCAGAGCGTGTTTGCCCGCAAAATACCCTTGCCGCGCCTCCCACAGATGCAAAATCCGCTTCAATCCAATCATTGCCCAAAAAACAGGCGGTGCGAAAATACTGCTTGTGATCAAACACCTGGACAGCTTGTCCACAGGCCACACACAGTTCGCGGCGTTCCGGGCGGGGATAAACCTGGCACGAACCCACAGGCAGTCACCGCAGTTCGAGCCAGACGTACGCAAAGGCGATTGAACAAAAGAAAGGCGGCCAGCTAAATCCTTTGTAAAACAGCGCGCTAAACGGGTTGTCCACATGCCGCTCACAAGTTTGTGCAACTGAAAGTGGGGAGAAGTCGCGACCAATGCTTTTGCCCGCTCGCCATCCCGGAAAATGCTGATGTCTTTAACCGGCATGGCGATTAACATAGCCGCTTGCAACGAACCGCATACGAGGCAGCTTTCACCATGAATATCGGATTTATCGGCACCGGCAATATGGCTGGTGCAATGGTTGCAGGTCTGAAGCACACCCACCCGGATTGGCATGTCCATGGTTACAACCGCAGCCAGGAAAAGCTGCTGGATCTGCAAAATCGCTACGGACTGGAACCAGCGGATTCACTGCCCGAGCTAGCGGCTGTGAGCGATTACCTGATCGTGGCGGTCAAGCCGCAGGGTTACGACGCCATGCTGGCCCAGTTACGCCCGCTGCTGCTGCCACGGCATGTGGTGGTGACGGTAGCCGTGGGTTATGGCATTGAACGGGTCCAGCGCAACGCTGGCGAGCACGTCAAAGTGGTACGCAGCATGCCCAATACCCCGGCGCAGATTGGTGCGGGCATGAGCGCGTTGTGCGCCTCTGACAATGTTAGCGAGGCCGAACGCGCGGTGGCCAAAAGCATCTTCGAAAGCTTTGGCCGCGCCGTGTTTATCGACGAGAGCCAGTTCGATATTTTCTCGGCGGTCGCCGGATCGTTACCGGCCTACGTGTGCGTGATCATCGAAGCACTGGCCGACGCCGCCGTGCAACATGGCATGCCGCGCCAGCAAGCATACGGAGTGATTAGCCAGGCA
This genomic interval from Silvimonas soli contains the following:
- a CDS encoding response regulator, translating into MYRIVIAEEQPLTRHAIRNLLEQEGHEVVEEAADGMDALHRVLELKPDILILALRLKRLGGLEVIKRLRQHGADTRVLVLTAQDSGHFISMCLQEGAAGFVSKTDDLGDLVQAVEAVGCGRTFFPSSVLEFTGTDPATQAADAQIQTLSPREMTVLNYLAAGRSNREIAQALILSDRTVSTYKIRLMRKLNVSSLIELAEVAKRHNVLGPGQSAEAESNALQVIDEQNPHLTKTILDAIPSPVTIRDLTGTVLFANAYLRSTFTLPGREVMGSNLDDLGGLFDLTQVAAVKTAFADAVQEARPYSCEVAFPGKDGTKAVLHWGAPILNEQSELIAMVCGSQNISSLERGFQKLRQAKEHAQAASKAKSVLLGQTDWQLGEPVQLIGELLQQLQTDRASLPLATQEVLGKTRDALLALRTRLTNLELLVQAEGDDQGLLAVRTPLHGLTVDLLESWRNAASQRGLDLQLEQSGTGMQQDQVWLDQRCYAGIVNALMRHAVATTSGTGTLHVQLHSTLQSRAMLDMQLDISIDTADAIWLDQPEQDHASMLLCRQLVERLDGRLNLHGQQISLWLPLPRALNEPVP
- a CDS encoding autotransporter outer membrane beta-barrel domain-containing protein is translated as MNRFFRTIWNASRNAWVAVAENASAHGKPAKQQTVGEHVNLPRSVLAVGYGLVLALAGVDALAVATIELSEDDTKTILGGYKDQAKAGGAAPDATQVVENYLFTGGILDVTGGYYRATGKFTVAEGQYGKITGGSGTGLPSYFPTLPALDVAPSKSGAMFLLYDPREPGGQLVLEKNATLEIAFNYEGRNYVAVTNNGNYDYNYTPVVFGENSHIKLTGGTFRYDPYRHDTDVKLSNFIFNGGWLSTRGGDDIITADEDNQAIGKIEMGMGSDTFIVPEGISITALRVNGQPVSEVRMYEFADTQDKGTGGLTGSMGEGTGQNPSDTVQISRNASSTDIVYNFGYYNDFMTVADGAQLIGGKVSMGNGPDTFTATAATLNGVSIKLDDGDDTLNLTGTTLQGGVAIDLGNGNDTANLRDMSLNLANASSMLLGAGNDTANLTNVSIFGSTTTDSITFGAGTDTLNLTRVNVDQASIGMTSGANVVNVLADVSGGTTVVTDSLNFTSTDKLSTLRIQDSATLALDDANVGFAGKVQVNTGGTLAGNGAVTSTNGVALNGTLQVGDGATDGTLSVTDSVRIDANDGALITGSGTLSSSGITLNGSVDAKVEADRALVYNDGLAGTGSLHKAGSGTLALGAANSYSGGSNVDAGTLLLNNQDAAGIGAVALASATTVQLAFSGTDGNYDATFANDLTGTGDVVVSGHDISITGDNSAFAGQWQIGNAASMQVSVDQQNLGTAAIALDGTLNVAPASGGFTVDNTLTGQGTVIANMGAADQAFNFGANTGSAFTGTLDMGRGTLALQGDNTSALTHATLLVDNGSVVTVGDGEQAIGGLAFNGGTTVFNATVPDATIAQSTISTAHLDATGAGNVRITIPAPYVPSPVDTPNTANLLQQDDGEIGVQLVKAAAVEGYGGALSLQDQHGATVGSTTVLDITQQGETVAQGTYGYRLTTEPGDGLYVNYGLTQLDLQQDQTLTLAQNTGATGAAADMSAKIIGSGNLAINAGGGVISLSNTTNNYEGETSVQSGTLRLEANNALGNTSQLNIANATRTNLNGKTQTIGALDGAAGSMLDFNGGALSIRNGGISQGALTGAGDLFALGGTLDVQGANAGLTAHTRIANGATVQLDHVQGLGSGNISDTGTLQLKGATGDLANVLDGTGAVNLADAANVTLVANNSAFSGQFATAAGTELTASNAANLGTASVNNGGTLNLNVNQDWNLVNAVDGAGTVVKNGAATLSVNTAQAWTGNTEVNAGTLFVGSTGQLASANVNVAPSAALGGYGTVNGSVNNRGAVLVGSAAQAGGPLGAFNIGGDLHNAGTVMLAGADGQPGNTLKIAGNYAGQPGSMLVFNTVLGDDNSATDRMEVTGNTSGSSRVQVRNANGAGALTSRGIELIQVDGQSDGQFALQGRAVAGAYEYKLYKGSTDIADGNWYLRSQKDLSLVDEPDPEIERGQPGHPVVTDLGAPAVVTPVYRPEPGAYLANQSMVKGWQMQTLRDRVGESYFDQNAAEPRGAWARVTGDRTDSTAGHGELSQSGSQYLLQAGGEFARWDKDDGQRVHLGAMISAGHGSTDITADGNNARARGEVNGVSVGLYGTWFDNAAEHKGAYVDSWLQYGRFDNKVSADAYATQSYKSNALSASVEAGYDLPVHERDGKQVVVTPQAQMVYTNYRADNVVDAAGTRINGQNGGQIDTRVGVRVYRRQAVDDGSNRVQPFVEANWLHGNHADNVSFDGQTVASDTPANRGELKAGAEARLDRDTTAWVQGHGQWAAGYTNYGAIGGVKYRW
- the yegQ gene encoding tRNA 5-hydroxyuridine modification protein YegQ, which encodes MTLLKAPELLLPAGTLDKMRAAYDFGADAVYAGQPRYSLRARNNEFRLEQLQQGIEEAHARGKKLFVASNILPHNAKVKTYLADMEPVIAMQPDALIMADPGLIMLVREKWPDMPIHLSVQANTVNYAGVKFWQSMGLSRIILSRELGLDEIAEIRQQCPDMELEVFVHGALCVAYSGRCLLSGYFNHRDPNQGTCTNACRWDYKVHDTAQDDAGDAQLIGFDFNQALTDAQQNFSACGDVPRHPAADKVYLIEEANRPGEHMPIMEDEHGTYIMNSRDLRAVQHIERLTQIGVDSLKVEGRTKSLYYVARTAQVYRQAIDDAVAGRPFNPALLADLEGLANRGYTDGFLQRHQSHDTQNYLKGHSESKRSQFVGAVTRIQDGWADIEVKNHFEVGDQLEIIHPSGNVVIELQQMRGKENEPVTVAAGNGVQIAIPLEARFDKALIARLL
- the proC gene encoding pyrroline-5-carboxylate reductase, which produces MNIGFIGTGNMAGAMVAGLKHTHPDWHVHGYNRSQEKLLDLQNRYGLEPADSLPELAAVSDYLIVAVKPQGYDAMLAQLRPLLLPRHVVVTVAVGYGIERVQRNAGEHVKVVRSMPNTPAQIGAGMSALCASDNVSEAERAVAKSIFESFGRAVFIDESQFDIFSAVAGSLPAYVCVIIEALADAAVQHGMPRQQAYGVISQAVMGSAQLVRDSGRHPAELKDQVCSPGGTTIAAIAALEAGGLRSTLIEAVGACVVRTKELSGQK